The sequence AGGTCAGCTTGTTTTCAGGCAGTGATTATTTTAAGGTCTTCTTTGCCAGTTGAATCCgtatgtttttaaaacaaaacctgaCAGCCGTGTGCTTGCCAGGGTAATCTACAGCTCCCACTGTAATCATAGAAAGGCTGTGTTTTCACCTGATGGCGATGAGACAGCAAAATTGCAAGGTTACTTGGTGAGGTCTGAAAGACGGCTGCTGTTTTTATCCGTCCTGCAGGTGACTATATTGCACAGGGTTGGCCCTTGCCACAATTGAAAAAGACAAAGTTAAAGTGATTTTTACCTAATAGCCAAAATTAAGGGGATAGAATTCATCTTGTCCTTCTTGTTTTGTACCTTTCACCTTTTAATTTTGAGTGATTGAAGACTGTCCTGGCTTATTTTCACAAATAAACCGGGGCCCACGAATTGCTGCCTTGAGAGAGTACATGTGGTGTTTGCCTTTCCAGGCGGGGGAAGGGAAGGACCCAGCTTTCTCTGCTGCCACGCGCCCTGCAACGCACGAGCGCTCTGGTTGCTCAGGCCGAGAACGGCCCTGCCCCGCAGCCAGCAGTACCCCCCTCGGCGGCCACCGAGGCACCCAAGATGTCCAATGCCGATTTTGCCAAGCTGCTTCTGAGAAAGTGAACGGGACTCTCGGAGAAGGGAAATGCCTTACTTCATGCTGGCCGGAAGACCACCAGGCACCCAGCTGTACCTGGGCATGGAGGGGCCTGGGCAGCGCCCACTCCCACGTCTTCTCCTCTGGTTTAGACAGAAAGGGAAGGGGGGTCCAAGGAAAGGCTTCAAGTGCTCCCTCATATTGAGGGCAatgggaggaagatggtcactcCACAGGTTGGGCACAGAGTAGTTTCTAAGATATTTTTGTGTCTTCAAGAGCGAGAAACAGAAGTGAAACTCGAGCACATCGTTTTGAGACACACTTGTCCAGATGCTTTTGGCCCACTCTGGCCCCTTTTTATAAGACACTTCTCTTACACCCTGCACAGCACATGTGCCCGGCACTCTTAATTTTTACAAGACGAAATGGTAGATGCTAGTAATGCACCAGAATGGCCTATTTTAGTAAACGGGTGGGGTTAGGGAAGTCACCTAAAAAACATTTGATGGATTTTTGTTCGAGGGGGCTGTGCgtttttatattatgtatttgtAAATGACATGTCAACCCATTGTTTTATGTTTcctaaaagcaaaatatttgtGACACTTGTTTTATAGGAATTCTGTGTGCCACCTGCCGTGGACTATTTTCTTTGCCTAGTGACGAGTGAACTTGTCCTTTGTCTAAATACTGAGTTTCAGCCCTTTGGTTTTGTTTGAATACCATGTCAAGTGCAAACTTAAATTCTCCCCATTTAGCTTTGTTTATTAAACTGAAGTTCTCTTAAAAGCTTCTTGCCGGATGGTACTCAGATGTGCATTCAAATATGGATGTATTTTGAAATGGGTGTACCTTGCTTTATCTAATAGATGTGTAAATAGAACTTTTGTAAATCAAATCCTGTTGTCACTTTGATTTAAATCATTTCAGCTGTGATGTCTTCAGTTTTAAACTTCAGTTTACAGTAGTTTGACACTGACTTTTAAGCTTTTTTATCCCTTctcttttatcaaatatttattgctttGAAAGCAACATTGTGGGTTCAGTAGGGAAACTGACTCTATGAAGGCACTCTGGGGGAAAACAGTCAGGGAATTCTTTCATACGTGATGGAAATCAACTCATTTGTTTTCTAAGTTTAAGTTTTTGTGCATCAGTCTGGCCttgcctcattttctttttttttttttttgtgaggaagatcagccctgagctaacatctgtcgccaatcctcctctttttgctgaggaagactggccctgggctacatccatgcccatgttcctctactttatatgggacaccgccaccgcatggcttgacacgcagtgtgttggtctgtgcccaggatccaaatctgcgaaccccgggccactgaagcggagcatacacacttaactgccacaccacagggccggccgctAGGCGTTACTTTTGAATTAAATTCAAGCAGTGGCTACTGGAAGCAGTTAGAAGAACCTGTGCTGTAACACCAGTTCCTCCTGTGTTGGTCTCTGGAATGGCTGCTTACCTCCCTGCAGAAGCCCATTTGGTGGGCGAGAGGGAGGATTTGGGACGGTTGGGGAGTGACGCTGAAGAGCCAAGAATACTTTCTTATCAGTCCAGGTTCATGTGGCTTTACTCTGTCTTGCTTCACATTTAACTGTTTTATTCTCTGGCTGTTGGCCAGTCCTCTGACCTTGCCTGATGCTTTCAGATGGCAACATGGGCTCATTAGACAGTTGACCCTTTTTAGGCTTGAGCGGGACCCAGTTTAGGTTCAGGTTGTTGACTGTTCTAGAAGTGGATTTTCAGGAACATAGGAGTGTGTTTATGTGTTTTCCCCAGAAAATCAAGAACTGATGGTAAACAGAAACATGAAAAACCATTTCAGTTACTTGAGTCTTAGTGAAACCTCAGTAATTCATCCCTGTCAACCTAGGTGGGTAGCTTATCCAACTAGTTCTGTCTTGTTCTTCTGAACTTGAACTTGCCATCCTGGATCTGTTCTGCCAGAACATAAAGGACCAGGCTGAAGTTGTGAAAGCATCCCTCCTTCATCCTAAGACAAGTGGGAGCATCTCTTGAATAAGACAGCAGTCTCAGGTACTTATgtaataaaatactttattaattGGTTAAAATAATATCCTTCACATATAGCTAAAGTGCAGTTTCTCTCTATAGTACAGAGCAAGCATTTCTGTCAGGCTTCCTTGGTGTGCTTATAAATCCAAGATGATAAAAGAGTTAAGGTTTAAGAAACACCTTATGGCAGCATACAagtatgaaaatatttcttataaaggTTTGAATAACTATCACTCAGGGCCATTTCATACatcttttcacttattttttttaatccttcagAAAACTACTCTGAATGTGCTTATTATACAATTAAAGTTATAGACACTTGCTACACCAGAATAGTGACCTCATTACTTTCAGGATCTGATTCTCAAATCAGAGAGAACACTTTGTATGTATTCACCATCATTCAGACACTGACAAAGTGCAGGGCCGTGTCAGATGTCATGGGCTCTGTCACTGGACAAGAACGCAGTGATTTCCAACCATTCTGACTCTAAATAGCAGCAATCGTATAGGCACCTGTGCCATATGATTGAGAGAGAAGATTCTTTCTACTTCCATAGAATGACAGCTTGGAAACTTGGCTGTATTACCCATAACATTATATCATTTTACAACTTGCTAGAAAAATAAGGCCACTCCAAGGCAATCTATTCGGCTCCCCTGAAGGGATGCACGACCGTACAATGGCTGTGGGAGGTGGGTGTCAGGTCAGTCGGGATAAGGCTGCATGACAAAAGGGACACATCCTGGCTGTGGTCAGAGGTTTTTCCTTGGTTCAGTAGAAACTGGCACTCTAATTCATAATCAGAAATGCTTATTTGGTGTTGATGTGGCATCTGTTTTCTCAGATGTGTTCTTCAACATCTACGTACAGAAGATGTTAAACTCAGAGTAGGGGTGAGGGCAGACTCGCCCACTTGCACAATACCTGATTTGCAGTGTGATTTAGTTGGGTGACAAACCCAGAGAACTTTTAAGACTAAAACATGTGGTCTGAGTTGCTGCAGATGAAATGCAAGAAGCGTTGACACACACAGAAGACCAGGCCGGCCTCTCCCCTGTTCTTAATTAGAAAAATAGTCTTGATATGGAAAAATAACAGCCTCTGGGACTTGAGTTTGCAAACTTAACTATGGCTCAAAGAATCTCCCTTGAAATAAACAAGGTATCTAATTAGAAATGTGGTCAACATTCATTTCGTACCTTGAAAGTTTGCTCTAGCAGTAAGAATTAGTCACAACACTCATCTCTTTGTAGGGAGCGCAGACGTCTAAAGGCAAGCTTTCAGTCATTTCTCAAAGCTGGAACTCGGTCCTCCCCAGGACTGCTGAGCTCCCAGGCGACGCCACAGGGCCTCTCAGCCagtttcacagaaagactgggagGAGTTACTGCAATGGCTCTGGACCTCGTCCCACAGCTGCTGGCCTCCCCCCACCTTAGTGCAAATTCTGCTCCAGAAGCTGTTCTGGTCACACAAGGAGCAATGATGCCCCCAAGCCTGCTGGGACCCCCACAAGAATAGGGGCCACCAGCACACACAGCTGACACCACACACGTAGAagctcaaaagaaaataaataacttggCTGAATTATAAGTTATCCTAGAGACAAGGCTTAATAATTTAGTTTTTTTCCGTTTTAACTAAAAAACGTTTGGAGGTAAAGAATGTTTGAGTTCCTTATCCGTCTCCTTTTGCTTTGGGAGACGACTAGGTTTCTAGAAATGCCATGTTTCTTGGATATTTTCCCCTCGGGACATCCCTTGTCACCAAGGGAGGATTtagagggttagggcttcacggGCAGCGTCTCCTTGAACCCAGAGTGGTTGGGTCTGGCCTCCGGCAGTGCCACCGGGTACTCCGTTGTGGCAAAGAGCAGGGTGTCCAGGGTGGTCTCCGTACACTTGGCGATGAAGCGAATGAACGGCCTCACGTCGCCTTCGTTGGCGACTTCCAGTACGTGGTAGTACTCGGATCTCTGCTCCTTGCGGATAGTGATGGGCGGGTAGCCCGCCTGCATCAGGATGAGGTTCATGAGCAGGCGTGAGGTCCTCCCGTTGCCGTCGATGAAAGGGTGGATGTAAACGAGTTTATAATGCGCCAGGGCTGCAAACTCAACCGGGTGCAGGCTCATGGCATCCTCGGAGTTGAGCCACTGGACGAACTCCTGCACctgcttctccacatcctggGGATGGGGAGGCACGTGGTGCCCCACAAGGACCTGTGTCGTCCGGAACCTGCCGGCTTCCACCGGGTCCACGTACCCCAGCACGCGCCTGTGGATCTCCAGCACGTCGCTGATGGTGACGGAGCCGATGCGGGAGACCAGCGTCGCATTGATGTACTTCATTGCCGCGTGCAGGCCGATCACCTCGTTCTGCTCCTCCAGGCTCTTCCCCGGCACGGCGTAGCGGGTCTCGAGGATGTGCCTGATCTCCGACAGGGTGAGGGTGTTGCCCTCAATGGCGACTGTGTGGTAGATGTGGTGGTAGTACGTTTCCTCCATGACCCTGCGCAGCGCGGAGTTGCCCTTGGGGATGGACATGACCTTCTTCACTTTGCTGTCGATGATGCTGAAGTACCTCTGGTCGATCTCCTCCACCAGCGGCAGCGTCCGGTCCCGGTTGACCAGCGCTTTCTCGTGGTAGGGTGAGATGGTCAGCGCTCGGGTGTATAAGTAATCCGCCTGGATGATGTCCTTGTCTTCTTCCGAGAAGATGCCAAACTCGTTGAGCGCGTCTACGAAGTCTGGGTCCATCTTGAGGGCGTGCAGGAAGAGCCTGTGTGCTTTCTCCCGCTTGCCCTGGCGTTTCATTTCCAGGGCTTGGTTCAAAGCTGCTCTGGCTTCCAACTTACCAGCTAGAAAAGAGCCAAAGAAGCACTGTCAGGGAGGGCAGGGAGTGGCAAAGGACGTTCGGGGGAGCTGTCACCTGTGCCTCAGGGGCTCATTTCTGCCACGCCTGCCACACACGCGCTTCAGCGTGCCCGGGAGCACTCTACATAGATGGCCACATTTGTTCCCTCAGCCCTGTGGGGCGGCATCCCGGTCATTGTCCATTTGTCCCCAGGGCTTCTCTGTACCCTGGGAGGCATCACCTGGCTCCCCGGCCCCCTGCCTTCTCACTATGAGTGGCTGTGTTCCTCTGCGGCCACGGCCGTTCTGTGATCAGTCCTGGTGATGCTGGTCCCTGCCCCCATCCCTGCTGTGAACGGCTCCCCActggtgccaggccctggggcttCCCCGTCCCTCAGCCCTTCTTTAATTCTTTTAAGCTGCTTCTCACCCAGGGGGCGGTTTTGCCCCCCAggaacatctggcaatgtctggagacgtggtgggttgtcacagctgggtgggatactactggcatctggtgggtagagaccagggatgctgctcgacATTCTACAATGGACAGGACAGTCCCACAATGGAGAACAGTGTCGAGGTGGAGAAACCCTGCTCTACATCGagccctccttccccagccccccaCTGCGTGTCAGCCACACATACTGGCTTCCTTTAGTTCCTCAAGGGCATCTTACCCTCTGGTCTCTGCCCGGAGCACTCTCCCCTCATGCCTTTTCCCTTGGGTCCTTCCTACTTACACTCAGCTCAGTcatcccctcctccagggagccttcctGGTGTGCTCCTATGGCCCCTACACTTCCCCACCAGCACACTGGTGCCGCTGTAGCTCAGTCACCTGTCAGCTTGTCTAGGCTGGGCGCTCAGGGCTGACTGGTTCACCATAACAACCTCGTGCCCTGCACGCAGGACACAGTAGGCATCTAAACATCTGTGGAATTAACAAGCGTTGAGGAGAGAGGGCCAGTCTGTCCTACCTGGAGAGGCCTTGGTCTTGACCACGAGCAGCGCCGAGTCCCTGGAGGTGACGCTGAGCTCCGTGGACGGGCTGGTGCGCTTGGTGACGGCATGCTGCGCTCTGTCCCACTTGCTCCTGAGCAGGTAGAAGCCTCTGAGCACGGCCAAACACTGCTCCTCCACGGCCCCCAGCGGCAGCAGCAGGGCCAGCAGGGACCCCAACACCATGCTCAGCAGCATCACCCACAGGAAGCGGCCCCAGACTGAGACCCATTTTGGTTCAGTCACCGCCATCACTGAAGCCATTGGCATGAGTGTCATCTGGACTCGGGGGGGGGCCCTGGCACATATCCAGTCACCTGAGAGACAGCAGGATCTGCAAGGAACCAAGAGTTGTAGAGATGAGGCCTATACTGAACTGACACTTCAGGATATGTTTCCGACTTCAGCTGGGGCTTGGAACCACCCCCCTCCTTAATTCACTGACCAGGCAGGGGGGGCAAGGCAAGGATATCACTGGGAGGGGCCAACCTGGAAGGACTGTGCCACCTCCAGGGCAGTCTGTGTGACAAGTAATGCCAACgccagccaacatttattgagcacttactgtgtgccaggccctgtgctaagcactAAGGACCTCATGCATACTATCTCTTGCAATCTTCAACAGGAGCTGATGCTGTCGTCACCCCACTCTCCAGAGGaggaaagaggctcagagaggtgaagttccTAGCCCAGAGTCACCCCGTGAGCAAGTGACAGCCTCAGCCATGGCTCTAAAAGGGTCTCCCCGCTTCACCACAAACCTCTGTGGCCTCCGACCCCAAACACTAGGTGTCCAGGACACAaataa is a genomic window of Diceros bicornis minor isolate mBicDic1 chromosome 35, mDicBic1.mat.cur, whole genome shotgun sequence containing:
- the FICD gene encoding protein adenylyltransferase FICD, which encodes MTLMPMASVMAVTEPKWVSVWGRFLWVMLLSMVLGSLLALLLPLGAVEEQCLAVLRGFYLLRSKWDRAQHAVTKRTSPSTELSVTSRDSALLVVKTKASPAGKLEARAALNQALEMKRQGKREKAHRLFLHALKMDPDFVDALNEFGIFSEEDKDIIQADYLYTRALTISPYHEKALVNRDRTLPLVEEIDQRYFSIIDSKVKKVMSIPKGNSALRRVMEETYYHHIYHTVAIEGNTLTLSEIRHILETRYAVPGKSLEEQNEVIGLHAAMKYINATLVSRIGSVTISDVLEIHRRVLGYVDPVEAGRFRTTQVLVGHHVPPHPQDVEKQVQEFVQWLNSEDAMSLHPVEFAALAHYKLVYIHPFIDGNGRTSRLLMNLILMQAGYPPITIRKEQRSEYYHVLEVANEGDVRPFIRFIAKCTETTLDTLLFATTEYPVALPEARPNHSGFKETLPVKP